In a genomic window of Gossypium arboreum isolate Shixiya-1 chromosome 7, ASM2569848v2, whole genome shotgun sequence:
- the LOC108456237 gene encoding probable galacturonosyltransferase 9 — protein MAIAVRSSRGGGSGGVGAGFRSLFSYRIFISALFSLLFIVTVSVLLTSRPPPTHHHSSLPSGANAYMHRTFLALNSDPLKTRLDLIYKQANDHITLVKTYAAYARKLKLENSKQLKMFDDLAKNFSDLTSKPSLFETDGNLDEDVLRQFEKEVKDRVKFARLMVAESKENYDNQLKIQKLKDTIFSVSESLGKAKKNGALASSIAAKSIPKSLHCLAMRLVEERISHPEKYKEESPTAEFEDPSLYHYAVFSDNVIAVSVVVRSVVKNAEEPWKHVFHVVTDRMNVAAMKVWFRMRPVEGGAHLEVKAVEDYSFLNSSYAPVLRQIESAKKQRFNFEKTTENVMEDGSNMKLKNPESMSMLNHLRFYLPEMYPKLHKILLLDDDVVVQKDLTGLWKIDLAGKVNGAVETCFGSFHRFSQYLNFTHPLIKERFNPKACAWAYGMNIFDLDAWRREKCTETYEEWQNLNEDRTLWKLDALPPGLITFYSLTKSLDKSWHVLGLGYNPSISMDEINNAAVIHYNGNMKPWLDIAMNQYKNLWTKYVDNDMEFVQMCNFGV, from the exons ATGGCTATCGCCGTCAGGAGCAGTCGAGGCGGCGGATCAGGCGGAGTTGGGGCTGGTTTCCGTAGTTTGTTTTCTTACAGGATCTTCATCTCTGCCTTGTTTTCCCTTCTCTTCATTGTCACTGTCTCCGTTCTCCTCACTTCTCGTCCTCCTCCAACGCATCACCACTCT AGTCTTCCAAGTGGCGCAAATGCTTACATGCATAGAACATTTCTGGCTTTGAATTCAGATCCTCTCAAAACAAGGTTAGATTTGATATACAAGCAAGCCAATGATCATATCACATTAGTGAAAACATATGCAGCTTACGCAAGAAAGTTAAAGCTTGAAAATTCAAAGCAATTGAAAATGTTTGATGATTTAGCTAAGAACTTCTCAGATCTTACTTCAAAACCGAGTTTGTTTGAAACAGATGGGAATTTAGATGAGGATGTTTTAAGGCAGTTTGAGAAAGAAGTGAAAGATAGAGTGAAATTTGCTAGGTTGATGGTAGCTGAATCTAAAGAGAATTATGATAATCAGTTGAAAATTCAGAAGTTGAAAGATACCATTTTCTCTGTTAGTGAATCATTAGGTAAGGCAAAAAAGAATGGAGCTTTAGCGAGCTCTATTGCTGCTAAATCTATTCCTAAGAGTTTGCATTGCTTGGCAATGAGGCTTGTGGAGGAGAGAATTTCACACCCGGAGAAGTATAAGGAAGAGTCGCCTACGGCTGAGTTTGAGGATCCTAGTTTGTATCATTATGCTGTATTTTCAGATAATGTGATTGCAGTTTCTGTGGTGGTGAGGTCCGTGGTGAAGAATGCGGAGGAGCCTTGGAAACATGTGTTCCATGTGGTGACCGATAGAATGAATGTGGCTGCTATGAAAGTTTGGTTTAGAATGAGACCTGTGGAAGGGGGTGCTCATTTGGAGGTGAAGGCAGTGGAAGATTATAGTTTCTTGAATTCTTCATATGCCCCAGTGTTGAGGCAGATTGAGTCTGCTAAGAAGCAGAGGTTTAACTTTGAAAAAACAACAGAGAATGTGATGGAAGATGGGAGTAACATGAAGTTAAAAAACCCCGAGTCTATGTCGATGTTGAATCACCTTAGGTTTTATTTGCCTGAAATGTACCCAAAATTGCATAAGATTTTGTTATTGGATGATGATGTTGTGGTTCAAAAGGACTTGACAGGGTTGTGGAAGATAGATCTGGCTGGAAAGGTAAATGGGGCTGTTGAGACCTGCTTTGGGTCGTTTCATCGTTTTTCTCAGTATTTGAACTTTACACATCCTCTAATTAAGGAGAGATTTAATCCCAAGGCTTGTGCCTGGGCATATGGGATGAATATTTTTGATCTTGATGCTTGGAGGCGTGAGAAATGCACGGAAACTTATGAGGAGTGGCAAAACTTG AATGAGGATCGAACTCTATGGAAATTGGATGCTCTTCCGCCTGGCCTGATCACATTCTACTCATTGACTAAATCATTGGACAAATCTTGGCACGTGCTCGGTCTTGGATACAATCCAAGCATTAGCATGGATGAGATCAACAATGCTGCAGTCATTCATTATAATGGAAACATGAAACCTTGGCTCGACATTGCTATGAACCAATACAAGAATCTTTGGACTAAATATGTGGATAATGATATGGAGTTTGTGCAGATGTGCAATTTCGGAGTTTAG